A portion of the Desulfovibrio intestinalis genome contains these proteins:
- the topA gene encoding type I DNA topoisomerase, with translation MGKQLIIVESPAKVKTIKKFLGPSYMVQASVGHVRDLPAKTLGVNEEDNFSPHYEVIENKKNVVSELRAAAAKADTVYLAPDPDREGEAIAWHVAELIRDKAKDIKRIQFNEITAKAVKEALAHPRELNGDLFDAQQARRILDRLVGYKISPLLWKTIKRGISAGRVQSVALRLIVEREEEREVFKPEEYWLFKVLLSGAVPPPFKADLAKVNGKKAVIANAEEAQALEDALKDQPFVVESVEQKERERAPQPPFITSTLQQAANQRLSYTAKRTMNIAQRLYEGVELGDRGLTALITYMRTDSTRIADEARDAAKDFIAGHFGKDYLPKRARVYKTKGSAQDAHEAVRPVDVTITPDEVKSLLPPDQYNLYRLIWSRFVASQMAGARFHDTTVTIACAHSQWRAKGERMLFPGFLAALPRAGEDGDAELPPLEAGQTLKLDKLDKEQKFTQPPPRYSEASLVRELEERGIGRPSTYAAIISTLQDREYVSLAERHFVPTDLGRVVCQQLTEHFVQLMDVGFTAQMEEGLDKVAEGKEHWVELLRAFSDDFNPTLAAAAKNMQSVKGGIPADLPCPECGKPLMIKFGKAGSFLACSGYPDCSYTSNFSRTEDGKVEAVAAEKPQYEKVGQCPQCGRDLVIKKSRTGSSFIACTGYPECKHAAPLSTGVPCPRCENGQLVEKSTKRGKLFYSCDQYPKCDFALWDKPVPGPCPRCNSPYLVEKKSRAGTKVICPVKGCGYVKEDGDEQS, from the coding sequence ATGGGCAAACAGTTGATAATAGTGGAATCTCCGGCCAAAGTTAAGACCATTAAAAAATTTCTTGGGCCGTCATATATGGTGCAGGCCAGTGTGGGCCATGTACGCGATTTGCCCGCCAAGACGCTTGGGGTCAACGAAGAGGACAACTTTTCGCCTCATTATGAAGTTATTGAAAACAAAAAAAACGTGGTCAGTGAACTGCGCGCCGCCGCAGCCAAGGCTGACACCGTATATCTTGCGCCCGACCCCGACCGCGAGGGAGAGGCCATTGCCTGGCATGTGGCGGAGCTTATCCGTGACAAGGCCAAGGACATAAAGCGCATCCAGTTCAACGAAATTACGGCCAAAGCTGTCAAAGAAGCGTTAGCGCATCCGCGCGAACTCAATGGCGACCTCTTTGATGCCCAGCAGGCCCGGCGCATTCTGGACAGGCTGGTAGGCTATAAAATTTCTCCGCTGCTGTGGAAGACCATCAAGCGGGGCATATCCGCCGGGCGCGTGCAATCCGTGGCCCTGCGCCTCATCGTTGAGCGCGAGGAAGAGCGCGAAGTTTTCAAGCCAGAGGAATACTGGCTGTTCAAAGTGCTGCTTTCTGGTGCTGTGCCGCCTCCATTTAAGGCTGATCTTGCCAAGGTCAACGGCAAAAAGGCTGTCATAGCCAATGCCGAAGAGGCGCAGGCGCTGGAAGATGCCCTCAAGGACCAGCCCTTTGTGGTGGAGAGCGTTGAACAGAAAGAGCGCGAGCGTGCGCCGCAGCCGCCGTTCATTACCTCCACCCTGCAGCAGGCGGCCAACCAGCGGCTTTCCTACACGGCCAAGCGCACGATGAACATCGCCCAGCGCCTCTATGAAGGCGTGGAGCTTGGCGACCGTGGCCTGACGGCCCTCATCACCTATATGCGTACGGACTCGACGCGCATTGCCGATGAAGCGCGTGACGCTGCCAAGGATTTCATTGCCGGGCATTTCGGCAAGGATTATCTGCCCAAGCGCGCCCGCGTGTACAAGACCAAGGGCAGCGCGCAGGACGCCCATGAAGCCGTCCGGCCTGTAGATGTGACCATCACTCCTGATGAAGTGAAAAGCCTTCTGCCGCCGGACCAGTATAATCTTTACCGGCTTATCTGGTCGCGCTTTGTGGCTTCGCAGATGGCCGGGGCGCGTTTTCACGACACCACGGTCACCATTGCCTGTGCCCACAGCCAGTGGCGCGCCAAGGGCGAGCGGATGCTTTTTCCCGGTTTTCTGGCGGCTTTGCCCCGTGCCGGGGAAGACGGCGACGCCGAATTGCCGCCCCTTGAAGCCGGGCAGACGCTCAAACTGGACAAGCTGGACAAGGAACAGAAGTTCACCCAGCCCCCGCCACGCTACAGCGAAGCCAGCCTTGTACGCGAACTGGAAGAGCGTGGCATTGGGCGTCCGTCTACCTACGCGGCCATTATTTCAACGCTTCAGGACAGGGAATATGTCAGCCTTGCCGAAAGGCATTTTGTGCCCACGGATCTTGGGCGCGTGGTCTGTCAGCAACTGACCGAGCATTTTGTCCAGCTTATGGATGTGGGCTTTACCGCCCAGATGGAAGAGGGGCTCGACAAGGTGGCGGAAGGCAAGGAGCACTGGGTGGAGCTTTTGCGCGCCTTCTCCGACGACTTCAACCCCACGCTGGCCGCAGCTGCCAAAAACATGCAGAGCGTCAAGGGCGGCATTCCCGCCGACTTGCCCTGCCCGGAATGCGGCAAGCCTCTCATGATAAAGTTTGGCAAGGCCGGGTCCTTTCTGGCCTGTTCCGGTTATCCCGATTGCAGCTACACCAGTAATTTTTCCCGCACCGAAGATGGCAAGGTTGAGGCTGTAGCCGCAGAAAAGCCTCAGTATGAAAAAGTGGGGCAGTGCCCCCAGTGCGGCCGGGACCTTGTCATAAAGAAATCCCGCACTGGCAGCAGTTTTATTGCCTGCACGGGATATCCCGAGTGCAAGCACGCGGCCCCGTTGTCCACAGGCGTGCCCTGCCCGCGCTGTGAAAATGGGCAGCTGGTAGAAAAAAGCACCAAGCGCGGCAAGCTGTTCTATTCCTGCGATCAGTATCCTAAATGTGATTTTGCCTTGTGGGACAAGCCCGTGCCTGGCCCCTGCCCGCGCTGTAATTCACCGTATCTTGTGGAAAAAAAGAGCCGGGCTGGCACAAAAGTCATCTGTCCCGTCAAGGGGTGCGGCTATGTGAAGGAGGATGGTGATGAGCAAAGCTGA
- the nifJ gene encoding pyruvate:ferredoxin (flavodoxin) oxidoreductase, with translation MAHMKTMDGNNATTHIAYALSETAAIYPITPSSVMGEVMDQMAAKGMKNLLGQKVIVREMQSEAGAAGAVHGMLSAGSLTSTYTASQGLLLMIPNMYKLAGELLPGVFHVSARALASHALSIFGDHQDVMAARQTGFCFLASASVQECMDLALVAHLSAIDASLPFCHFFDGFRTSHEVQKIETIDYEDIHGLVNWDKVAEFRSTAMSPEHPHIRGTAQNPDIYFQNREASNLFYDAVPGIVLENMKKVESITGRKYRLFDYVGHPEADRVVISMGSSCEVAEETVNYLNNQGQRVGLVKVRLFRPFSTEHLLRALPATTTCITVLDRTKESGALGDPLYQDICTAFLEKGEAPTIVAGRYGLGSKDFTPGMAKAVYDNMLALQPKNHFTVGINDDVTNLSLDVDEEIDTVPAGTVQCKFFGLGADGTVGANKQAIKIIGDNTDLYAQAYFAYDSKKSGGFTVSHLRFGSAPITSSYLITKADYVACHKAAYVTQYDILEGIKEGGTFVLNSNWSLADLEKHLPAEMKRTIARKKLKFYNVDAVKVAQEVGLGGRINMIMQTAFFKLANVLDFDKAVALLKESIKKTYGSKGDKIVNMNIAAVDKGMDALEEIKYPASWINTTEGAEVCHCDDDDYIRSVVRPILAQQGDKLPVSAMDPAGFMPLGTAACEKRGVAIAVPEWQVENCIQCCQCSFVCPHAAIRPVLATTEELEGAPASFVTKDAMGKELKEMKFRIQVYPEDCLGCGSCADVCPAKNKALVMKPLETQMDDQKANLAFAETHVTLKDNLLARDTVKGSQLQQPLHEFSGACAGCGETPYVKVLTQLFGERMIVANATGCSSIWGASSPTTPYCTNKDGFGPAWGNSLFEDAAEYGCGMGLAYDQRRNLLAMKIEEALKEEGISPELKEAMEGWLANKDDAEGSRKYGDQVIANLDSFESHLAHEIWHMDDLFTKKSVWIFGGDGWGYDIGYGGLDHVLATGDDINILLMDTEVYSNTGGQSSKATPLGAVAQFAAAGKRTGKKDLGRMAMTYGYVYVASISMGADKQQTLKAFREAEAYKGPSLIIAYAPCINQGLRKGMGKSQEESKLAVQTGYWPLYRYHPELAKEKKNPFQLDSKAPSVDIQEFLGGETRFASLEKTDPEASKMLRSDLAAAYAERYAMLKQLADLPYPDASEVTGESK, from the coding sequence ATGGCTCACATGAAAACCATGGACGGCAATAACGCTACCACGCATATTGCCTACGCTCTGTCGGAAACGGCGGCGATCTACCCCATCACGCCTTCATCCGTCATGGGCGAAGTCATGGACCAGATGGCCGCCAAGGGCATGAAGAACCTGCTCGGCCAGAAAGTGATCGTGCGTGAAATGCAGTCCGAAGCAGGCGCAGCTGGCGCAGTGCACGGTATGCTTTCCGCCGGTTCGCTGACCTCCACCTATACGGCCTCTCAGGGTCTGCTGCTCATGATCCCCAACATGTACAAACTCGCCGGCGAACTGCTCCCCGGCGTTTTTCACGTGTCGGCTCGTGCGCTGGCTTCCCACGCCCTGTCCATCTTTGGCGACCACCAGGACGTCATGGCTGCCCGCCAGACGGGCTTCTGCTTCCTTGCTTCCGCCTCGGTGCAGGAATGCATGGACCTGGCCCTGGTGGCTCACTTGTCGGCCATCGACGCCAGCCTGCCCTTCTGCCACTTCTTTGACGGCTTCCGTACCTCCCACGAAGTGCAGAAGATCGAAACCATTGATTACGAAGACATCCACGGCCTGGTGAACTGGGACAAAGTGGCGGAATTCCGTTCCACTGCAATGAGCCCCGAGCATCCCCACATCCGTGGCACTGCCCAGAACCCCGACATTTACTTCCAGAACCGTGAAGCTTCCAACCTCTTCTACGACGCCGTGCCCGGCATCGTGCTTGAAAACATGAAGAAGGTTGAATCCATCACTGGCCGCAAATACCGCCTGTTCGACTACGTGGGTCACCCCGAAGCCGACCGCGTCGTCATTTCAATGGGTTCTTCCTGTGAAGTGGCCGAAGAAACGGTGAACTACCTGAACAATCAGGGTCAGCGCGTGGGCCTTGTGAAGGTGCGCCTGTTCCGTCCCTTCTCCACCGAGCATCTGCTGCGCGCCCTGCCCGCCACCACCACCTGCATCACCGTGCTTGACCGCACCAAGGAAAGTGGCGCTCTGGGCGACCCCCTGTATCAGGACATCTGTACCGCCTTCCTCGAAAAGGGCGAAGCTCCCACCATCGTGGCCGGCCGCTACGGCCTGGGTTCCAAGGACTTCACCCCCGGCATGGCCAAAGCCGTGTACGACAACATGCTGGCCCTGCAGCCCAAGAACCACTTCACCGTTGGCATCAACGACGACGTGACCAACCTTTCCCTTGACGTGGACGAAGAAATCGACACCGTGCCCGCCGGCACCGTGCAGTGCAAGTTCTTCGGCCTCGGCGCTGACGGCACCGTGGGCGCCAACAAGCAGGCCATCAAGATCATCGGCGACAACACCGATCTCTATGCCCAGGCCTACTTTGCCTATGACTCCAAAAAGTCCGGTGGCTTCACCGTATCGCATCTGCGTTTCGGTTCTGCCCCCATCACTTCTTCGTACCTCATCACCAAGGCCGACTACGTTGCCTGTCACAAGGCCGCCTATGTGACCCAGTACGACATTCTTGAAGGCATCAAGGAAGGCGGCACCTTTGTGCTGAACTCCAACTGGTCGCTGGCCGATCTCGAAAAGCACCTGCCCGCCGAAATGAAGCGCACCATTGCCCGCAAGAAGCTCAAGTTCTACAACGTGGACGCCGTGAAGGTTGCCCAGGAAGTAGGCCTTGGCGGCCGCATCAACATGATCATGCAGACCGCCTTCTTCAAGCTTGCCAACGTGCTGGACTTCGACAAGGCCGTGGCCCTGCTTAAGGAATCCATCAAGAAAACCTACGGCAGCAAGGGCGACAAGATCGTCAACATGAACATCGCCGCCGTGGACAAGGGCATGGACGCCCTGGAAGAAATCAAGTACCCCGCCAGCTGGATCAACACCACTGAAGGCGCTGAAGTGTGCCACTGCGACGATGACGATTACATCCGTAGCGTGGTGCGTCCCATTCTTGCCCAGCAGGGCGACAAGCTGCCCGTGTCCGCTATGGATCCGGCTGGCTTCATGCCCCTTGGCACCGCCGCTTGCGAAAAGCGCGGCGTGGCCATTGCCGTGCCCGAATGGCAGGTCGAAAACTGCATCCAGTGCTGCCAGTGCTCCTTCGTGTGCCCCCACGCGGCCATTCGCCCCGTGCTTGCCACCACTGAAGAACTGGAAGGCGCTCCGGCCAGCTTTGTGACCAAGGACGCCATGGGCAAGGAACTCAAGGAAATGAAGTTCCGCATTCAGGTTTACCCTGAAGACTGCCTGGGCTGCGGTTCCTGCGCCGACGTGTGCCCCGCCAAGAACAAGGCTCTGGTCATGAAGCCGCTGGAAACCCAGATGGACGACCAGAAAGCCAACCTGGCTTTTGCTGAAACCCACGTGACTCTCAAGGACAACCTGTTGGCCCGCGACACCGTTAAGGGTTCGCAGCTCCAGCAGCCCCTGCACGAGTTCTCCGGCGCCTGCGCCGGTTGCGGCGAAACCCCCTATGTCAAGGTGCTTACCCAGCTGTTCGGCGAACGCATGATTGTCGCCAACGCCACGGGCTGCTCCTCCATCTGGGGCGCTTCTTCGCCCACCACGCCTTACTGCACCAACAAGGACGGCTTTGGTCCGGCCTGGGGCAACTCCCTGTTTGAAGACGCCGCCGAATACGGCTGCGGCATGGGCCTTGCCTACGATCAGCGCCGCAACCTGCTGGCCATGAAGATTGAAGAAGCCCTGAAGGAAGAAGGCATCAGCCCCGAGCTCAAAGAAGCTATGGAAGGCTGGCTGGCCAACAAGGACGACGCTGAAGGTTCCCGCAAGTACGGCGACCAGGTGATCGCCAACCTTGATTCCTTTGAAAGCCATCTGGCCCACGAAATCTGGCACATGGACGACCTCTTCACCAAGAAGAGCGTGTGGATCTTCGGCGGCGACGGCTGGGGCTATGACATCGGTTACGGCGGTCTGGACCACGTGCTGGCCACTGGCGACGACATCAACATCCTGCTGATGGACACCGAAGTGTACTCCAACACCGGCGGCCAGTCCTCCAAGGCTACCCCGCTTGGCGCCGTTGCCCAGTTTGCCGCCGCAGGCAAGCGTACCGGCAAAAAAGACCTGGGCCGCATGGCCATGACCTACGGCTATGTGTACGTGGCCTCCATCTCTATGGGCGCCGACAAGCAGCAGACCCTCAAGGCCTTCCGCGAAGCTGAAGCCTACAAGGGCCCCTCGCTCATCATCGCTTACGCTCCCTGCATCAACCAGGGCCTGCGCAAGGGCATGGGCAAGAGCCAGGAAGAATCCAAGCTGGCCGTGCAGACGGGCTACTGGCCCCTGTACCGCTACCATCCCGAACTGGCCAAGGAAAAGAAAAACCCCTTCCAGCTCGACAGCAAGGCTCCCAGCGTGGACATCCAGGAATTCCTGGGTGGCGAAACCCGCTTTGCCTCACTGGAAAAGACCGACCCCGAAGCTTCCAAGATGCTGCGCTCGGACCTGGCTGCTGCCTACGCCGAACGTTACGCCATGTTGAAGCAGCTGGCTGATCTGCCCTACCCTGACGCCAGCGAAGTAACTGGCGAAAGCAAGTAG
- a CDS encoding acetate kinase: protein MKILVINAGSSSCKYQLLEMDTHAVLCSGLAERIGQDEGRLTHKIAPDTDKEEKIIRTAHFPTHVQAMELVISLLTDAEKGVIKDKSEIAGIGHRVLHGGEAVSDPVLVDERVKEIVRECSVLGPLHNPANLMGIEVAEKLFPGVPNVGVFDTEFGMGMPQEAFMYALPYELYEDLRIRRYGFHGTSHKYIAGATAKYLGKPLNELRSITMHLGNGSSMSCVKNGKCFDTSMGLTPLEGLIMGTRCGSIDPAIVPFVMDKKGLTPEQVDTLMNKKSGLLGLCGYTDMRDVHAEVEKGNDRAALALKMLARSIKKTLGSYYFLLDGNVDALVFTAGIGENDDIVRAEVCAGLEHMGIKIDAKENSTRKPGARTISTPDSTVPVLIIPTNEELQIAMATVEVLGK, encoded by the coding sequence ATGAAAATCCTGGTCATCAACGCGGGCTCATCGTCCTGCAAGTACCAACTGCTGGAAATGGATACCCACGCCGTCCTGTGCTCCGGCCTTGCCGAACGCATCGGACAGGACGAAGGCCGCCTGACCCACAAAATCGCCCCTGATACGGATAAGGAAGAAAAGATCATCCGCACCGCACATTTCCCCACCCATGTGCAGGCTATGGAACTGGTCATCTCTCTTCTGACTGATGCCGAAAAGGGTGTTATCAAGGACAAGAGCGAAATCGCCGGTATCGGCCACCGTGTGCTGCACGGCGGCGAAGCTGTCAGCGACCCCGTGCTGGTGGACGAACGCGTGAAAGAAATTGTGCGCGAATGCTCCGTGCTGGGCCCCTTGCACAACCCCGCCAATCTTATGGGCATTGAAGTTGCTGAAAAGCTCTTCCCCGGCGTGCCCAACGTGGGCGTGTTTGATACCGAATTCGGCATGGGCATGCCCCAGGAAGCCTTCATGTACGCTCTGCCCTACGAGCTGTATGAAGACCTGCGCATCCGCCGCTACGGCTTCCACGGCACTTCCCACAAGTATATCGCTGGCGCCACGGCCAAATATCTGGGCAAGCCCCTCAACGAGCTGCGCTCCATCACCATGCACCTCGGCAATGGTTCGTCCATGAGCTGCGTGAAAAACGGCAAGTGCTTCGACACCAGCATGGGGCTCACCCCTCTGGAAGGCCTCATCATGGGCACCCGCTGCGGCAGCATTGACCCTGCCATTGTGCCCTTTGTGATGGACAAAAAGGGTCTCACCCCCGAGCAGGTGGACACCCTTATGAACAAAAAGTCCGGCTTGCTGGGCCTGTGCGGCTACACCGACATGCGCGACGTGCATGCCGAAGTGGAAAAAGGCAACGACCGCGCTGCTCTGGCCCTCAAAATGCTGGCCCGCAGCATCAAAAAAACCCTTGGTTCCTACTACTTCCTGCTCGACGGCAATGTGGACGCTCTGGTCTTCACTGCCGGCATTGGCGAGAATGACGACATCGTGCGTGCCGAAGTGTGCGCTGGCCTCGAGCATATGGGCATCAAGATCGACGCCAAGGAAAACAGCACCCGCAAGCCCGGCGCGCGTACCATTTCCACGCCGGACAGCACCGTGCCTGTGCTCATCATTCCCACCAACGAAGAACTGCAAATCGCTATGGCTACTGTGGAAGTGCTGGGCAAATAA
- the pta gene encoding phosphate acetyltransferase, translating to MYNGLYITATGPMTGKSAIALGAMQLLSRSMRNVAFFRPIINEPLWDDRDPDIHLMLEYFKLKMDYADTFAYTQREARQIINQGSRNLLIENIIQKYKKLLETFEFVLCVGTDFLAKDPVFEFDLNAEIAANLGTPVILVTSGQKATAEDIRESLQITMDSLAPFSLDVVATIINRRNLTQTELDELRTHFSTDERKALIYSVPNEPTIGQPTMGDVKKGLGAEVLFGENRLDALVDDYLIAAMHVNNVLPYIAKDQLVVTPGDRADVLIAAIASRLTSSTPDIAGVLLTGGIRPDEEVCKFIEGWTASPLPILLTKGHTYNTMLALQELIAPIEPGNVRKINTVLGLFEQHVNGKEIASRIVSKRSARITPMMFEFELIERAKANKMRIVLAEGTEERILRATDILLRRDVAHITLLGDVDKIRTKANTLGLDIEKATLIDPVNSAKFDEYANTYYELRKKKGISPEQARDTMTDATYYATMMVKVDDADGMVSGAVNTTAHTIRPAFEFVKTKPSFSVVSSVFLMCLKDRVLVFGDCAVNPNPTAQQLAEIAIASAHTAEVFGIEPRVAMLSYSTGTSGKGADVDIVVEATRIAKEMAPELALEGPLQYDAAIDPSVAKTKMPDSKVAGKATVFIFPDLNTGNNTYKAVQRAAGAVAIGPVLQGLNKPVNDLSRGCTVPDIVNTVAITAVQAAAEKMAAGQ from the coding sequence ATGTATAACGGACTCTATATCACAGCCACCGGCCCAATGACGGGCAAAAGCGCCATCGCCCTGGGAGCCATGCAGCTGCTCAGCCGCAGTATGCGCAATGTGGCGTTCTTTCGCCCCATCATTAATGAACCTCTATGGGACGACCGTGACCCGGACATCCACCTGATGCTTGAGTACTTCAAACTCAAGATGGACTATGCCGACACCTTTGCCTACACCCAGCGCGAGGCCCGCCAGATCATCAATCAGGGCTCACGCAACCTGCTTATCGAAAACATCATCCAGAAGTATAAAAAACTGCTGGAAACCTTTGAATTCGTGCTTTGCGTGGGTACGGACTTTCTGGCCAAAGACCCGGTGTTCGAATTCGACCTCAACGCCGAAATAGCCGCCAACCTGGGCACGCCCGTCATTCTTGTGACCAGCGGGCAAAAGGCTACGGCTGAAGACATTCGCGAGTCTCTCCAGATCACTATGGACAGCCTCGCTCCCTTTTCTCTGGATGTTGTGGCCACCATCATCAACCGCCGCAACCTTACCCAGACCGAGCTTGACGAACTGCGCACCCATTTCAGCACCGACGAGCGCAAGGCGCTTATCTACTCGGTGCCCAATGAGCCCACCATCGGCCAGCCCACAATGGGCGATGTGAAAAAGGGCCTGGGCGCGGAAGTGCTTTTTGGTGAAAACCGTCTGGACGCACTGGTGGACGACTATCTGATCGCGGCCATGCACGTGAACAATGTGCTGCCTTACATCGCCAAAGATCAGCTTGTCGTGACGCCCGGCGACCGCGCCGACGTGCTGATTGCCGCCATTGCCTCGCGCCTCACTTCCTCCACGCCCGACATCGCCGGCGTGCTGCTCACGGGCGGCATCCGCCCGGATGAAGAAGTGTGCAAGTTCATTGAAGGCTGGACGGCGTCTCCCCTGCCCATCCTGCTGACCAAGGGGCACACCTACAATACCATGCTGGCCCTTCAGGAGCTCATCGCTCCCATCGAGCCCGGCAACGTCCGCAAGATCAACACCGTGCTTGGCCTTTTCGAGCAGCATGTCAACGGCAAGGAAATCGCCAGCCGTATTGTGAGCAAGCGCAGCGCGCGTATCACGCCTATGATGTTCGAGTTCGAGCTTATCGAACGCGCCAAGGCCAACAAGATGCGCATTGTTCTTGCCGAAGGCACTGAGGAACGCATACTCCGCGCGACAGACATTCTGCTGCGCCGCGATGTGGCCCATATCACCCTGCTGGGCGATGTGGACAAGATCCGCACCAAGGCCAACACCCTTGGGCTGGACATCGAAAAGGCAACCCTTATTGACCCGGTCAATTCCGCCAAATTCGATGAGTACGCCAACACCTATTACGAGCTGCGCAAAAAGAAGGGCATCTCGCCCGAGCAGGCCCGTGACACGATGACAGACGCCACCTATTACGCCACAATGATGGTCAAGGTGGACGATGCCGACGGCATGGTCTCCGGCGCGGTCAACACCACGGCCCACACCATTCGCCCGGCTTTTGAATTTGTTAAGACCAAGCCCAGCTTCTCTGTTGTGTCTTCGGTCTTCCTCATGTGCCTCAAGGACCGTGTGCTGGTTTTCGGCGACTGCGCCGTCAACCCCAACCCCACGGCCCAGCAGCTGGCCGAAATTGCCATTGCGTCTGCCCATACGGCAGAAGTATTCGGCATCGAACCCCGCGTTGCCATGCTTTCGTACTCCACCGGCACGTCAGGCAAGGGCGCGGACGTGGACATCGTGGTGGAAGCCACCCGCATTGCCAAGGAAATGGCTCCTGAACTGGCGCTGGAAGGCCCCTTGCAATACGACGCGGCCATTGATCCCAGCGTGGCCAAGACCAAAATGCCCGACAGCAAGGTGGCAGGCAAGGCAACTGTCTTCATCTTCCCCGACCTCAACACGGGCAACAACACCTACAAGGCTGTGCAGCGCGCTGCCGGCGCGGTGGCCATCGGCCCCGTGCTTCAGGGCCTCAACAAGCCCGTCAATGACCTGTCGCGCGGTTGCACCGTGCCTGACATTGTAAATACTGTGGCCATCACGGCTGTTCAGGCCGCCGCCGAAAAAATGGCGGCGGGCCAGTAA
- a CDS encoding XdhC family protein, translating to MSKADLPGETGSSEAMAVPVSSGSIAAPWAETLEARVASLLGKGESVVLVTVISRTGSAPRDAGTRALYTQNGPEGTIGGGLLEARAMESAAQSLFMGQSSQVVCDMSGFTPGSDMICGGDMEVLCEVLRPDHAPLFALSAQALRAGVGGIWVVDVNREPPLRRLYLDGLPERADMPSDAPLPPDVSLDIAPVRTLLAQRKGKPGLVEESGCRIYVEPLAAPPVLLLCGGGHVSLEVARLAHACGFIIDVVDDRPEFSNPERFPMARHCHVLPAYENLVETCAVGRNHYVAIITRGHGFDRETLAQALVSHAQYIGMIGSKSKRDQIYEILRAQGVPASELAAVCCPIGLTIDAETPQQIAVSIVAELLAVQAGTLKRLRFEE from the coding sequence ATGAGCAAAGCTGATCTGCCCGGCGAGACGGGTTCTTCCGAGGCTATGGCCGTTCCCGTTTCTTCAGGCAGTATTGCCGCGCCCTGGGCAGAAACTCTTGAAGCTCGTGTGGCCAGCCTGCTCGGCAAGGGAGAAAGCGTGGTGCTTGTGACGGTTATCAGCCGTACAGGTTCCGCCCCCCGTGATGCAGGCACACGCGCCCTGTATACGCAAAATGGCCCCGAGGGCACTATTGGCGGCGGCCTTCTTGAGGCGCGGGCTATGGAATCGGCGGCCCAGAGCTTGTTTATGGGGCAGTCCAGTCAGGTCGTTTGCGACATGAGTGGCTTTACCCCCGGCAGTGATATGATCTGCGGCGGCGATATGGAAGTGCTGTGTGAGGTCCTTCGGCCTGACCACGCACCCCTGTTCGCGTTGTCTGCCCAGGCGTTGCGGGCTGGTGTGGGCGGTATATGGGTGGTCGACGTGAACCGCGAACCACCCTTGCGGCGTCTTTATCTCGACGGGCTGCCTGAACGTGCGGATATGCCGTCAGACGCGCCCTTGCCGCCGGATGTCAGCCTTGACATTGCCCCGGTGCGCACCCTGCTGGCGCAGCGCAAGGGCAAGCCCGGTCTGGTGGAAGAAAGCGGTTGCCGAATCTACGTTGAACCGCTGGCAGCGCCGCCAGTGCTGCTTTTGTGCGGCGGGGGGCATGTGTCCCTTGAGGTGGCGCGCCTGGCCCACGCCTGTGGATTTATCATCGACGTCGTTGACGACAGGCCGGAATTTTCCAATCCAGAACGCTTCCCGATGGCGCGTCACTGCCATGTGCTGCCCGCCTATGAAAATCTGGTGGAAACCTGCGCCGTCGGGCGAAACCATTATGTGGCCATTATCACGCGCGGGCACGGCTTTGACCGTGAAACCCTGGCGCAGGCTCTGGTCAGCCATGCCCAGTATATTGGCATGATAGGCAGCAAATCCAAGCGCGACCAGATTTACGAGATTCTGCGCGCTCAGGGCGTGCCCGCTTCGGAGCTTGCCGCTGTTTGTTGTCCCATTGGGCTGACCATTGATGCAGAAACGCCGCAACAGATAGCCGTGTCCATTGTGGCCGAGTTGCTGGCCGTGCAGGCAGGCACGCTGAAGAGGT
- the traT gene encoding complement resistance protein TraT — translation MTLKGLHFIILLLCLSLLPLAACVRQPADPGKLEVLRSGKLQEAQDDDSVPDSVYVSVRDNTSRVFGLRAQTEAWLQRSGFTIVANPSEAGYIVQLTVLSAGNTDPAHLRNAVNKGYDTSSYLTGSGGTAVLADVLLVQRRVPSAARPSRAVLKNISSRNALSNSQMRIAVLAQGQIRMETGAPTQFTETLAREIGTAIHAANKNAQGNTTAPAASAP, via the coding sequence ATGACTCTGAAAGGACTACATTTTATCATACTGCTGCTTTGCCTGAGCCTGCTGCCCCTGGCGGCATGCGTGCGTCAGCCTGCTGACCCCGGCAAGCTTGAAGTGTTGCGCTCGGGCAAACTTCAGGAAGCGCAGGACGACGATTCTGTTCCTGATTCCGTGTATGTGAGTGTGCGCGACAACACCAGCCGTGTTTTCGGCCTGCGCGCGCAAACAGAAGCGTGGCTGCAGCGCAGCGGCTTCACCATTGTGGCCAACCCCAGCGAGGCGGGCTATATTGTGCAACTGACGGTGCTGTCTGCCGGAAATACTGATCCCGCCCATCTGCGTAACGCGGTCAACAAGGGGTACGACACCTCCTCCTATCTTACGGGAAGCGGCGGAACCGCCGTATTAGCCGACGTGCTGCTGGTGCAGCGCCGCGTGCCCAGTGCCGCAAGGCCCAGCCGGGCTGTGCTTAAAAATATTTCCAGCCGAAACGCCCTTTCCAACAGCCAGATGCGCATAGCTGTCCTGGCGCAGGGGCAGATTCGTATGGAAACGGGAGCGCCCACCCAGTTCACGGAAACCCTGGCCCGCGAGATTGGCACCGCCATCCACGCCGCCAACAAAAACGCGCAGGGCAACACGACGGCCCCTGCGGCAAGCGCGCCCTAG